In the genome of Fulvivirga maritima, one region contains:
- a CDS encoding arsenate reductase family protein: MRSFQFHPNELLLIYYDPSTSTSKQTRAYARSVSNNVNELNLSTVKLTTTLWKEIVNRLDLRPKDLLDKSNANYQAKVRGNTFTMTGWLEVLCNNPYLLKAPIAVYHDRAILCRKPTDILRLDVNSRGSFKVPPHLRPRVVN, encoded by the coding sequence ATGAGAAGTTTTCAATTTCACCCCAATGAGCTCCTGCTTATTTACTACGATCCATCGACTAGTACAAGTAAGCAAACGAGAGCCTATGCCAGGTCTGTATCGAACAATGTTAATGAATTAAACTTATCCACGGTGAAGCTTACTACTACCTTATGGAAAGAAATCGTTAATAGGTTGGACTTACGTCCGAAAGACCTGCTGGACAAGTCTAATGCAAACTATCAGGCCAAGGTAAGAGGCAATACTTTTACTATGACCGGATGGCTTGAAGTTCTTTGTAACAACCCTTATTTACTCAAGGCTCCTATCGCTGTTTATCATGATAGAGCTATTTTATGCCGTAAACCTACTGATATTTTAAGGTTAGATGTAAACAGCAGAGGATCATTTAAAGTACCTCCGCACCTTAGGCCGAGAGTGGTTAATTAA
- a CDS encoding 3-hydroxybutyryl-CoA dehydrogenase, translating to MKKIAVIGSGTMGNGIAHVFAQNGFSVSLIDLSEDALKKALSTIEKNLDRQIKKELISEAHKNTTLKNITTYTDTKAGVKEAELVVEAATENTDLKLKIFKDLDAICDPDTILASNTSSISITKIAASTSRSEKVIGMHFMNPVPVMKLVEVIRGYNTSDETTATVMELSKTLGKAPVEVNDYPGFVANRILMPMINEAIYSLFEGVAGVEEIDTVMKLGMAHPMGPLQLADFIGLDVCLSILNVLYEGLGNQKYAPCPLLVNMVQAGHKGVKTGSGFYSWSHGTKDLIVADRFKK from the coding sequence ATGAAAAAAATTGCTGTAATTGGTTCTGGTACTATGGGTAATGGCATAGCCCATGTTTTTGCTCAAAATGGCTTTAGCGTTTCACTCATTGATCTATCAGAAGATGCTCTAAAAAAGGCACTCTCTACCATAGAGAAAAACCTGGACAGACAGATTAAAAAGGAATTAATCTCAGAAGCACACAAAAACACTACGCTAAAAAATATTACCACTTATACTGATACCAAAGCAGGCGTTAAAGAGGCCGAACTGGTGGTAGAGGCGGCCACAGAAAACACTGATCTTAAGCTGAAGATTTTCAAGGATTTAGATGCCATTTGTGATCCAGACACCATTTTAGCATCTAATACATCTTCTATATCGATCACCAAAATAGCTGCTTCTACCTCACGATCAGAAAAAGTGATTGGCATGCATTTCATGAATCCCGTTCCGGTAATGAAATTAGTAGAAGTAATAAGAGGTTATAATACTTCCGATGAAACTACCGCCACGGTAATGGAGCTATCCAAAACCTTAGGCAAGGCACCTGTTGAGGTAAATGATTACCCCGGATTTGTAGCCAATAGAATACTCATGCCTATGATCAATGAAGCCATTTATAGCCTTTTTGAAGGAGTGGCTGGTGTAGAAGAAATAGACACTGTAATGAAGCTTGGCATGGCTCACCCCATGGGGCCCTTGCAACTCGCTGATTTCATTGGGCTCGATGTATGCCTTTCTATATTAAACGTATTGTATGAAGGATTAGGCAATCAAAAATATGCACCTTGTCCGCTGTTAGTAAACATGGTGCAGGCTGGCCATAAAGGCGTAAAAACGGGAAGTGGTTTTTACTCATGGAGTCATGGCACTAAAGACCTAATAGTGGCAGATCGTTTTAAGAAATAA
- a CDS encoding LptF/LptG family permease → MKKLDKLILSSFLGPFFLTFLVVVFILLTQHMLKYFDDIVGKDLGFDVLAQLFFYFAVFMTPVAIPLAVLLSSLMTFGNLGEHFELTAIKSAGISLLRALLPIFVFVLGLTVFAFYSNNYFVPKAALEAYSLLYDIKQKKPALDLKEGAFYNGLPDFSIKVNKKHDDGQTIEDVIIYDHRGKNGNKNVILADSGQMYTVNNDRYLKLELYHGNRYTEGDNGTEAGVRSSKETFSKAKFTRSEFVLDLSSFVLDRTDQNLFKGNRIMRNLTELTEGVDSLKEGILEKKLQIYSEAPYAFYYHMRDSGVAMPHYLKKFKAKSDSIKEEQQRLAMIEANKRDSINKLNSKDEEEALRRKTNDDKDKKELTPAVKKSVATAKKKSNKKSSSSAVNKKKLPPKPIALVRDSVEQDSVITKEAVVQQLMEEELDRDNKDSNSIIESALNMVRQIQNKIQASNTRIERYNYEKNVYEIQWHKILSNSAACIIMFLIGAPLGSIIKRGGLGVPVLISIVFFIVFYVMSMTGEKWAKQDMVEPVYGLWAANAILLPIGLFFLRQARNDARLFDADFYNVAIDKIKIWFSKFRKSK, encoded by the coding sequence ATGAAGAAGCTAGACAAACTAATACTATCCTCATTTCTGGGGCCCTTTTTTCTAACATTTCTGGTGGTAGTATTTATTCTACTAACCCAACATATGCTCAAATACTTTGATGACATAGTGGGTAAGGATTTAGGATTTGACGTACTGGCACAGCTTTTTTTCTATTTTGCTGTGTTTATGACACCCGTTGCCATTCCTTTAGCCGTTTTGCTTTCATCGTTAATGACTTTCGGTAATTTAGGTGAGCATTTTGAACTAACCGCTATTAAAAGTGCTGGTATCTCTTTGTTAAGAGCACTTCTTCCCATATTCGTTTTTGTGCTGGGGTTAACGGTTTTTGCCTTTTATTCAAATAATTACTTTGTACCTAAGGCTGCATTGGAGGCTTACAGTCTACTTTATGATATAAAACAAAAGAAGCCAGCCCTTGATCTTAAAGAAGGAGCCTTCTATAACGGACTGCCTGACTTTAGTATTAAAGTCAATAAAAAGCATGATGATGGCCAAACCATAGAAGATGTAATAATCTATGACCATAGAGGTAAAAATGGCAACAAGAATGTAATTCTGGCAGATTCTGGTCAAATGTATACTGTAAATAATGATAGGTATCTAAAGTTGGAGCTATATCATGGTAATAGGTATACTGAAGGCGATAATGGAACAGAAGCAGGGGTGAGGTCCAGTAAAGAAACCTTTAGTAAAGCTAAATTTACCAGAAGTGAATTTGTTCTGGATTTGTCAAGTTTCGTGTTAGATAGGACTGATCAAAACTTGTTTAAAGGTAATCGTATTATGCGTAACCTTACAGAGCTTACAGAGGGAGTAGATTCGTTGAAGGAAGGGATATTAGAGAAAAAGCTACAAATATATTCTGAAGCACCATATGCCTTCTATTATCATATGAGAGATAGTGGAGTAGCTATGCCTCATTATTTAAAGAAGTTTAAAGCAAAGTCAGACTCAATAAAAGAAGAGCAACAGAGGTTGGCTATGATAGAAGCCAATAAAAGAGATAGTATTAATAAGCTTAATTCTAAGGATGAAGAAGAAGCCTTAAGAAGAAAGACCAACGATGATAAGGATAAAAAAGAACTTACTCCTGCGGTAAAAAAGTCTGTAGCTACAGCTAAGAAAAAATCTAATAAAAAGTCATCCTCTTCAGCAGTTAATAAGAAAAAACTTCCTCCAAAACCTATTGCACTGGTGCGAGATTCAGTAGAGCAGGATTCTGTAATTACCAAAGAAGCGGTGGTACAACAGCTCATGGAAGAGGAGTTGGATCGTGATAACAAGGATTCGAACAGTATTATTGAGTCAGCTCTTAATATGGTGAGACAAATTCAAAATAAAATTCAAGCCAGTAATACTAGAATTGAAAGGTATAATTATGAGAAAAATGTATATGAGATACAATGGCATAAGATTCTTTCAAATTCAGCAGCATGTATTATAATGTTCTTAATAGGTGCCCCATTGGGCTCAATTATTAAAAGGGGAGGCTTAGGTGTGCCGGTACTTATTTCAATCGTGTTTTTTATAGTCTTTTATGTAATGAGCATGACTGGTGAGAAATGGGCTAAACAAGATATGGTAGAACCTGTCTACGGGTTATGGGCAGCAAATGCTATATTGTTACCTATAGGGTTATTCTTTTTGAGACAAGCCAGAAATGACGCCAGACTCTTTGATGCAGACTTCTATAATGTAGCTATTGATAAGATTAAAATCTGGTTCAGTAAGTTTAGAAAATCAAAATAG
- a CDS encoding sigma-70 family RNA polymerase sigma factor, with protein sequence MRQLKISKQITNRESQSLDKYLQEIGKVDLLTPDEEVELAQRIREGDQLALEKLTKANLRFVVSVAKQYQNQGLSLGDLINEGNLGLIKAAQRFDETRGFKFISYAVWWIRQSILQALAEQSRIVRLPLNRVGSLNKISKTFSELEQKYEREPSPDELAEVLEVTTAEVVDTMKISGRHVSMDAPFVQGEENSLLDVLENDLDETPDSELMNDSLRREVQRALSTLTQREADVITLYFGLNGEHSMTLEEIGEKFNLTRERVRQIKEKAIRRLRHTSRSKALKPYLG encoded by the coding sequence ATGAGACAGCTTAAGATTAGCAAGCAGATTACCAACAGAGAGAGTCAGTCTCTGGATAAGTATTTACAGGAGATAGGTAAAGTAGACCTGTTAACTCCTGACGAAGAGGTAGAATTAGCGCAGCGGATCCGTGAAGGAGATCAGCTGGCTTTAGAGAAACTCACTAAGGCTAACCTTAGATTTGTAGTTTCGGTAGCCAAACAATACCAAAACCAGGGCCTTTCATTAGGTGACTTAATCAATGAAGGTAACTTAGGGCTAATTAAAGCCGCTCAAAGGTTTGATGAGACCAGAGGGTTCAAATTTATATCATACGCTGTTTGGTGGATTCGCCAATCTATTTTGCAGGCTTTAGCTGAGCAATCCAGGATAGTGAGACTTCCGCTAAACAGAGTAGGTTCATTAAACAAAATAAGCAAAACCTTTTCCGAACTGGAGCAGAAGTATGAGCGAGAGCCATCACCAGATGAGCTTGCAGAGGTATTAGAAGTAACTACCGCTGAAGTGGTAGATACCATGAAAATATCAGGCAGGCATGTTTCTATGGATGCTCCGTTTGTTCAGGGAGAAGAAAACAGTTTGCTAGATGTTTTGGAGAATGATCTGGATGAAACTCCGGATTCTGAATTAATGAATGATTCTCTGAGGAGAGAGGTTCAAAGAGCTCTGTCTACTTTAACACAGCGCGAAGCAGACGTGATCACATTGTACTTCGGACTGAATGGAGAGCATTCTATGACTCTAGAAGAAATAGGAGAGAAGTTTAATTTGACAAGAGAACGTGTAAGGCAAATAAAAGAAAAAGCCATTAGGCGTTTAAGACATACATCCAGAAGTAAGGCATTGAAGCCTTATTTAGGATAA
- the pnp gene encoding polyribonucleotide nucleotidyltransferase — protein sequence MQLNVINKTISLPDGRSITIETGKLAKQADGSVVVRMGNTMLLATVVSKPEAGEGVDFLPLSVDYQEKFASSGKIPGGFLKREGKLSDYEVLISRLVDRAIRPMFNDDYHADTQIAISLISGDPDALPDALAALAASSALMVSDIPFNGPISEVRVARVNGEFIVNPTMSQNAEADIDLIVAATMDNILMVEGEMKQVSEDEMLEAIKVAHDAIKVQCEVQLELQEAVGKTQKREYSHEVNDEALKAKMHDELYEKVYEIARTPRPKKERSEGFDEIFSAFVESLPEDEEIDSTMLSRYFKSIKKEACRNLVLNERIRLDGRALNEVRPIWTEVNYLPSTHGSAVFTRGETQSLSTVTLGTKMDEQLIDGAMYEGSNKFMLHYNFPAFSTGEVRPNRGPGRREVGHGNLAWRALKEVLPEKNTYTIRVVSDILESNGSSSMATVCAGSLALMDAGIQIEAPVSGIAMGMISDSETGNFAILSDILGDEDHLGDMDFKVTGTEKGITATQMDIKVDGLPYEVLKQALEQARDGRLHILNEMKKTISAPNTDLKPNAPRSEVLIIDKDMIGAVIGPGGKVIQEIQKETGATIVIEEIDNKGQVSVFAVNGDSMNEALKRIKAIVAQPEIGEVYDGKVKSIMPFGAFIEFMPGKDGLLHISEIKWERVENMEGVMEVGEEVKVKLVDIDKKTGKFRLSRKVLLPKPEKKESK from the coding sequence ATGCAATTGAACGTAATTAACAAAACAATTAGTTTACCCGATGGGAGATCCATAACTATAGAAACCGGTAAATTAGCTAAGCAGGCTGATGGTTCCGTAGTAGTAAGAATGGGCAACACAATGTTGCTTGCTACGGTGGTTTCTAAACCTGAAGCTGGTGAAGGCGTTGACTTCTTACCTTTATCAGTGGATTATCAAGAAAAATTCGCCTCGTCTGGTAAAATACCTGGAGGTTTTCTTAAAAGAGAAGGAAAACTATCTGATTATGAAGTATTAATCAGCCGTTTGGTAGATAGAGCCATTAGACCAATGTTTAATGATGACTACCATGCTGATACTCAAATCGCAATATCATTAATATCAGGAGATCCTGATGCTCTTCCTGATGCTTTAGCTGCCCTGGCTGCATCATCTGCATTAATGGTTTCTGATATCCCTTTCAATGGCCCTATTTCTGAAGTAAGAGTAGCCAGAGTAAATGGTGAGTTTATAGTAAACCCTACCATGAGCCAAAATGCTGAAGCAGATATAGATCTTATAGTAGCCGCTACTATGGATAATATCTTAATGGTAGAAGGTGAAATGAAACAAGTGTCAGAAGATGAGATGCTTGAGGCTATTAAAGTGGCACACGATGCCATTAAGGTACAGTGTGAAGTGCAGCTTGAATTACAAGAAGCTGTGGGTAAAACACAAAAGAGAGAATATAGTCATGAAGTGAATGATGAGGCTTTAAAAGCTAAAATGCATGATGAACTTTATGAAAAAGTATATGAAATAGCGAGAACACCAAGACCTAAGAAAGAAAGATCTGAAGGGTTTGATGAAATATTCAGCGCTTTCGTAGAAAGCCTGCCTGAAGATGAGGAGATCGATAGCACTATGCTTTCTCGTTATTTTAAAAGTATTAAAAAGGAAGCTTGTCGTAACCTTGTGCTAAACGAGCGTATTAGATTGGATGGCAGAGCTCTTAATGAGGTAAGACCTATCTGGACTGAAGTGAATTATCTTCCTTCTACTCACGGGTCAGCTGTATTTACAAGAGGTGAAACTCAGTCATTAAGTACAGTTACTTTAGGTACTAAAATGGATGAGCAGCTAATTGATGGAGCTATGTACGAAGGTTCTAACAAATTTATGCTGCATTATAACTTCCCTGCTTTCAGTACAGGAGAAGTAAGACCAAATAGAGGTCCAGGTCGTAGAGAAGTAGGACATGGAAACCTTGCTTGGAGAGCGCTTAAAGAGGTTCTTCCTGAGAAGAATACTTATACTATTCGTGTGGTTTCTGATATCCTTGAATCTAACGGTTCTTCATCTATGGCTACAGTTTGTGCTGGTTCATTAGCGCTTATGGATGCTGGTATCCAAATAGAAGCTCCTGTATCAGGTATAGCTATGGGTATGATCTCTGACAGCGAAACAGGTAATTTTGCCATTCTTTCTGATATTTTAGGAGATGAAGATCACCTTGGAGATATGGACTTTAAAGTAACAGGTACCGAAAAAGGTATTACTGCTACTCAAATGGATATTAAAGTAGATGGACTTCCTTATGAAGTACTGAAGCAAGCTTTAGAGCAAGCCAGAGATGGAAGACTTCACATTCTTAATGAAATGAAGAAAACTATTTCTGCTCCTAATACAGACCTTAAACCTAATGCACCTCGTTCAGAAGTGCTCATCATCGATAAAGATATGATCGGTGCGGTAATAGGACCAGGAGGAAAAGTAATTCAGGAGATCCAGAAAGAAACTGGTGCCACTATAGTAATAGAGGAAATAGATAACAAAGGTCAAGTGAGTGTATTTGCTGTAAATGGCGATTCTATGAACGAAGCCTTGAAGAGAATAAAAGCTATTGTAGCTCAGCCTGAAATAGGTGAGGTTTATGATGGTAAAGTGAAATCTATAATGCCTTTTGGCGCATTTATCGAATTCATGCCCGGAAAAGACGGACTACTTCACATCTCTGAAATTAAGTGGGAAAGAGTAGAAAATATGGAAGGAGTAATGGAAGTTGGTGAAGAAGTTAAGGTAAAACTTGTTGATATTGACAAGAAAACGGGTAAATTTAGATTATCTAGGAAAGTGCTTTTGCCAAAACCAGAGAAAAAGGAGTCTAAATAA
- the mscL gene encoding large-conductance mechanosensitive channel protein MscL, producing the protein MLTEFKKFISRGNVVELGVGLILATYFGAIVKSFVDDIVMPPVGQLIAGIDFSELKYKIAERAMEDGSLQPVTINYGLFINNVITFFIVALAVFVLTKIYNNFLQKKKAEPAAAEAAPTSQEQLLMEIRDAIREQNRIKE; encoded by the coding sequence ATGCTGACAGAATTCAAGAAATTTATCTCTCGGGGTAATGTGGTAGAGTTAGGAGTCGGGCTTATCCTGGCTACCTATTTTGGAGCAATTGTAAAATCATTTGTAGATGATATAGTAATGCCCCCTGTAGGTCAACTGATTGCGGGTATCGACTTTTCAGAGTTAAAATACAAAATAGCTGAAAGAGCTATGGAAGATGGATCACTACAGCCAGTAACTATCAATTATGGCTTATTTATAAATAATGTCATTACCTTTTTTATAGTGGCACTGGCGGTGTTTGTGCTTACCAAGATTTATAACAATTTCCTGCAGAAAAAGAAGGCCGAACCTGCGGCTGCTGAGGCGGCCCCTACAAGTCAGGAACAGCTATTGATGGAAATAAGAGATGCCATTAGAGAGCAAAATAGAATTAAAGAGTAG
- the trxB gene encoding thioredoxin-disulfide reductase, which yields MTQENAKVLIIGSGPSGYTAAIYAARAGLKPIMVTGGEPGGQLTTTNDVENYPGYPDGVNGPQMMVDFQKQAERFGTDIRYGMVTSVDFSGYPHKAVVDDKYEIIAESVIVSTGASAKYLGLPSEDKYLNKGVSACAVCDGFFYKGKTVAVVGGGDTAAEEATYLANLCPKVYLLVRRDEMRASQIMQNRVEKADNIEVLWNTETEEILGDEESVTGMRVKNNVTGESKDIDIDGFFVAIGHQPNTEIFKDFLEMDETGYLKVIPGTSKTNIEGVFATGDAADKVYRQAVTAAGTGCMGALDAEKFLLAKEMNVV from the coding sequence ATGACACAAGAAAACGCTAAAGTACTTATTATTGGTTCTGGTCCATCTGGTTATACAGCTGCTATTTATGCAGCCAGAGCTGGTTTGAAACCTATAATGGTTACAGGAGGAGAGCCTGGAGGACAATTGACTACTACTAATGATGTAGAGAACTATCCTGGTTATCCTGATGGTGTAAACGGACCTCAGATGATGGTGGACTTTCAGAAACAAGCTGAGAGGTTTGGTACTGACATTCGCTATGGAATGGTTACTTCAGTAGATTTTTCTGGTTATCCTCATAAAGCTGTAGTTGATGATAAATATGAAATTATAGCTGAATCTGTAATTGTATCTACTGGAGCCAGTGCTAAATACCTGGGATTACCTTCAGAAGATAAATACCTTAACAAGGGAGTTTCTGCCTGTGCTGTTTGTGATGGATTTTTCTATAAAGGAAAAACAGTAGCAGTAGTAGGAGGTGGAGATACAGCGGCTGAAGAAGCAACTTATCTTGCTAACCTTTGCCCTAAAGTGTATCTTTTGGTAAGAAGAGATGAGATGAGAGCATCTCAAATTATGCAAAACAGAGTAGAAAAAGCTGATAATATAGAAGTACTCTGGAATACCGAAACAGAAGAGATTTTGGGAGATGAAGAATCTGTAACTGGTATGAGAGTAAAAAACAATGTTACTGGAGAATCTAAGGACATTGATATCGATGGTTTCTTTGTAGCTATCGGGCACCAACCAAATACAGAGATATTCAAAGATTTCCTTGAAATGGATGAGACAGGATACTTAAAAGTGATCCCTGGAACATCTAAAACGAATATCGAAGGTGTTTTTGCCACTGGAGATGCTGCTGATAAAGTGTACAGACAAGCGGTAACTGCTGCAGGTACAGGCTGTATGGGAGCGCTTGATGCGGAGAAATTCCTTTTAGCCAAAGAAATGAACGTAGTGTGA
- a CDS encoding DNA topoisomerase IV subunit B, translating to MAEEKKIEYTEDSIKSLDWKEHIRLRPGMYIGKLGDGSAQDDGIYVLVKEVIDNSIDEHMMGYGKTIDVKITDHRVEVRDYGRGIPLGKVVDCVSKINTGGKYDSGAFQKSVGLNGVGTKAVNALSDYFKVQSFRDGETKIAEFNKGELANEEEVKKSSGRNGTLIAFEPDASVFKNFHFRPSYLNDLIWNYVFLNAGLTINFNGEKFHSENGLKDLLERKTDTENIRYPIIHLKGEDIEVALTHSNQYGEEYYSFVNGQYTTQGGTHLAALREALVKTVRDFYKKDFDATDVRASVVGAVAVRVQEPVFESQTKTKLGSHSVGPDGPTMRTFVNDFMKNQLDNYLHRNGEVADALLKRILQSERERKEIAGIKKLANDRAKKANLHNKKLRDCRIHLSDKKGDRVDETMIFITEGDSASGSITKSRDVQTQAVFSLRGKPLNCFNLTKKVVYENEEFNLLQHALNIEDGIENLRYKKIVIATDADVDGMHIRLLLLTFFLQFFPDLIKQGHIFILDTPLFRVRNKKETIYCYSDEERRAAIAKLGSKAEITRFKGLGEISPDEFKGFIGEDIRLAPIHLTKDTTINQLLKFYMGKNTPERQNFIVDRLRVEKDLIEEEQEVA from the coding sequence ATGGCCGAGGAAAAGAAAATTGAATATACCGAAGATAGTATTAAGTCACTTGATTGGAAGGAGCACATCAGGTTAAGGCCTGGTATGTATATCGGAAAATTAGGTGACGGATCTGCTCAGGATGATGGTATTTATGTACTGGTAAAAGAGGTAATAGATAACAGTATTGATGAACATATGATGGGTTATGGTAAAACCATAGATGTGAAGATTACTGATCACAGGGTAGAGGTGCGAGATTATGGTAGGGGTATTCCGCTGGGAAAAGTGGTAGACTGTGTGTCTAAGATCAATACCGGTGGTAAATATGACTCTGGTGCCTTCCAAAAGTCTGTAGGACTAAATGGTGTGGGTACAAAAGCTGTGAATGCCTTGTCTGACTATTTTAAAGTACAGTCTTTTAGAGATGGTGAAACTAAAATAGCCGAGTTTAATAAAGGAGAGCTCGCAAATGAAGAAGAGGTAAAAAAATCTAGTGGCCGTAATGGTACACTCATAGCTTTTGAACCTGATGCTTCTGTATTTAAGAATTTTCATTTCAGACCCTCTTATCTGAATGACCTTATCTGGAACTATGTTTTCTTAAATGCTGGCTTGACCATTAATTTTAATGGAGAGAAATTTCACTCAGAAAATGGTCTTAAAGACTTATTGGAGAGAAAAACAGACACTGAAAATATAAGATACCCTATTATTCATTTGAAAGGGGAAGATATTGAAGTAGCCTTAACACATAGTAATCAGTACGGAGAAGAGTATTATAGTTTCGTAAACGGACAATATACAACTCAAGGTGGTACTCACCTGGCAGCTTTGAGAGAGGCTTTAGTAAAAACGGTGAGAGACTTCTATAAAAAGGATTTTGATGCTACTGATGTGAGAGCGTCAGTAGTAGGAGCTGTAGCGGTAAGAGTGCAAGAGCCCGTATTTGAATCTCAGACCAAAACCAAGCTAGGATCTCATAGCGTGGGGCCAGACGGACCTACCATGCGTACTTTTGTGAATGACTTCATGAAAAATCAGCTAGATAATTATCTGCATAGAAATGGAGAAGTGGCTGATGCTTTGCTGAAGAGAATTTTACAATCAGAAAGAGAGAGAAAAGAGATAGCAGGAATTAAGAAATTGGCTAATGACCGTGCCAAAAAAGCTAACCTGCATAACAAAAAGCTGAGGGACTGTCGTATTCACTTGAGTGATAAAAAAGGAGATAGAGTAGATGAAACCATGATCTTCATTACAGAGGGAGATTCTGCCAGTGGATCTATCACTAAATCAAGAGATGTGCAGACTCAGGCTGTATTTAGCTTAAGAGGTAAACCTTTAAATTGCTTCAACCTTACTAAAAAGGTGGTATATGAAAACGAAGAATTTAACTTGCTTCAACATGCCTTGAATATTGAAGACGGTATTGAAAATCTTCGTTACAAAAAAATAGTAATTGCTACTGATGCTGATGTGGATGGTATGCACATTAGGTTATTGCTTTTAACCTTCTTCTTACAGTTTTTCCCTGATCTGATAAAGCAAGGGCATATCTTTATTCTGGATACACCACTTTTTAGAGTAAGGAATAAAAAAGAAACGATCTATTGCTATAGCGATGAGGAAAGAAGAGCTGCTATTGCTAAGCTGGGAAGTAAAGCTGAAATCACGCGATTTAAAGGACTCGGAGAGATTTCTCCTGATGAGTTTAAAGGCTTTATTGGAGAAGATATCAGATTAGCACCTATTCATTTAACTAAGGATACTACCATCAATCAGTTATTGAAATTCTATATGGGTAAAAATACTCCTGAACGTCAGAATTTCATTGTAGATAGACTAAGAGTAGAAAAGGATCTGATTGAAGAAGAGCAGGAAGTGGCATAG
- the rpsO gene encoding 30S ribosomal protein S15, whose protein sequence is MYLTSEKKQELFENHGRLKSKADTGSPEAQIALFTYRINHLTQHMKKNKKDYSTQQGLLKLVGKRRKLLNFLHKTDITRYRAILAELNLRK, encoded by the coding sequence ATGTATTTAACAAGCGAGAAGAAGCAAGAGTTGTTTGAGAATCATGGTCGGTTAAAGTCAAAAGCGGATACTGGTTCACCAGAAGCCCAAATTGCACTTTTCACCTACAGGATTAATCATCTAACTCAACACATGAAGAAAAACAAAAAAGACTACTCTACACAGCAGGGTCTTTTGAAGTTAGTAGGTAAAAGAAGAAAGTTACTTAACTTTTTACACAAAACAGACATCACAAGGTACAGAGCAATTCTTGCCGAGCTGAATCTGAGAAAGTAA
- a CDS encoding CvfB family protein, which yields MEIGKFYDLEVVKELDFGVYLKSDLGEILLPTKYVPESAAIGDVLNVFVHRDSEDRLLATTLHPKGVLGDFVGLKATHITYHGAFMDWGLEKDLFVPKSEQHIPFVEGNTYVVRICMDYKSDRLVGVSKINTFLKSEHDEDLNEGDEVDLLIYNRTDVGYAAIINQKYKGLIYENEVFEPVRIGDTKKGYIKKLREDGKIDLSLTAEGKKAIDHNSEVVLEALKKSDGYLPYHDKSDADDIKDEFNMSKKAFKRAIGSLYKERLITIEQGGIRLS from the coding sequence ATGGAAATAGGTAAATTTTACGATCTGGAAGTAGTTAAGGAACTTGACTTTGGTGTTTATCTTAAGTCTGACTTAGGGGAGATATTGCTGCCCACTAAATATGTTCCTGAGAGTGCAGCTATTGGTGATGTGCTCAATGTGTTTGTACACAGAGATTCTGAAGATAGGCTGCTGGCTACTACTTTACATCCTAAAGGAGTGCTTGGCGACTTTGTAGGGTTGAAAGCCACTCACATTACCTACCATGGAGCTTTCATGGATTGGGGGCTTGAAAAGGACCTGTTTGTGCCTAAAAGTGAACAGCATATTCCTTTTGTAGAAGGCAATACCTATGTAGTGAGAATATGTATGGACTATAAGTCTGACAGGCTGGTAGGGGTCTCTAAAATCAATACTTTCTTAAAGAGTGAGCACGATGAAGATCTGAATGAAGGTGACGAGGTAGATTTATTAATTTACAACCGTACTGATGTAGGCTATGCAGCCATAATCAACCAGAAATATAAGGGGCTCATTTATGAAAATGAAGTCTTTGAGCCCGTTAGAATAGGAGACACGAAGAAAGGCTATATTAAAAAGTTGCGAGAAGATGGTAAGATAGACTTGAGCTTAACTGCTGAAGGGAAAAAGGCTATCGATCATAATAGTGAGGTAGTGCTTGAGGCTCTTAAGAAAAGTGATGGATATTTACCATACCATGACAAATCAGATGCTGATGATATTAAAGATGAATTTAATATGAGCAAAAAGGCCTTTAAAAGGGCAATCGGGTCTTTATATAAAGAAAGGCTTATCACTATCGAGCAAGGTGGCATAAGATTGTCATGA